CGTGGCCGTGATGGCCAACAACTACACCGGCGGCGTCCTCTCCATGCGCCAAGCCATCGAGTACCTGCTGGTGGATGTGTTTGAGTGAGCATTAGGCAAGCCCGTCCGCGCGCTTATTTTTGCCGCCCTTTTTCGCTGATAGGACTATCAGCAATCTGATTTGACTACACGTATATATCACCACCCACTTATTATGACGAAGAAAACCATACAGCAGCTCCTTCAGGAGCGCATCCTCATCCTTGATGGGGGCATGGGGACAATGATCCAGGGCTTCCGACTCTCGGAGGCCGACTATCGCGGCGAACGCTTCGCCGACTTCCCCAACCAGATCAAGGGCAATAACGATGTACTGAACATCACGCAGCCCGACATCCTGCGCAACATCCACCGGCAATACCTCGACGCCGGTGCCGATATTTTCTCTACGAATACATTCAACGCCAATGCCATCTCGATGGAGGATTACGGCATGCAGGAGTTCGCCCGCGAGATGAACCTTGCCGCCGGACGCCTCACCCGCGCACTGGCCGACGAGTATATGGCGGAACATCCAGACCGCACCGTCTTCGTGGCCGGCTCCTTAGGGCCGACGAACAAGACGGCCTCGATGAGTCCCGACGTGAGCGATCCAGCCTATCGCGCCGTGACGTACACAGACCTCTTTCGGGCCTACTACGAGCAGGTCGATGCGCTCATGGATGGCGGCGTGGACGTGATCCTCTTCGAGACGACTTTCGATACGCTCAACGCCAAGGCGGGCCTCGAGGCGGCCGTTCAGGCGATGGACGACAAGGGTCGCGAGCTGCCCATCATGCTTTCGCTCACGCTTACGGGCAAGGGCGGGCGCACCTTCTCGGGTCAGACGCTCGGCGCCTTCCTCGCTTCTGTGCAACACATCCCGCTGCTGAGCGTCGGCCTGAACTGCTCCTTCGGCGCGGCCGACATGAAGCCGTACCTCAAGGAGATGGGCGATCTGGCGCCGCTCTACATCAGCGCCTACCCCAACGCAGGCCTGCCGAACCAGTTCGGACAGTATGACGAGACGCCGGAGAAGATGGCCGTGCAGATCAAGGATTTTATCGACGAGGGACTCGTGAACATCGTCGGGGGATGCTGCGGAACGACGCCGGCACACATCGCCCAGTTCCCCGAGCTGGCGCGTGGCAAACGGCCACATGTGCCCGCCGCACCGCCCAAGTCCGACACGCTCTGGCTCTCTGGACTGGATCTGCTGGAGGTGAAGCCGGAAAACAACTTCCTCAATATCGGCGAGCGATGCAACGTGGCTGGCTCGCGTAAGTTCCTCCGACTGGTCAAGGAGAAGAAGTACGAGGAGGCGCTCACCATCGCCCGCAAGCAGGTGGAGGACGGCGCGCAGGTGCTCGACATCAACATGGACGACGGCCTGCTGGAGGCCGAGGATGAGATGCGCATCTTCCTCAACCTGATCGCCTCGGAGCCGGACATCGCCCGCGTGCCCATTATGATCGACTCCTCGAAATGGAGCGTCGTAGAGCAGGGGCTGATGTGCGTACAGGGCAAGAGCATCGTCAACTCGATCAGTCTGAAGGAGGGCGAGGAGGAGTTCCTCCGTCATGCCCGGCGTGTGCGTCGATTGGGGGCCGCTACGGTCGTGATGGCCTTCGACGAGACGGGTCAGGCGGACGTCTTCGAGCGTAAGATCGCCGTCTGTGAGCGCGCCTACCGATTGCTCACCGAGAAGGCCGGCTTCCCTCCGCAAGACATCATCTTCGACCCCAACATCCTGGCCATCGCAACGGGTATGGCCGAGCATAACGGCTACGGACTGGATTTCATTCGCGCCGTCGGTTGGATCAAGAAGAACCTGCCCGGGGCGAAGGTCAGCGGTGGCGTCAGCAACCTCTCGTTCTCCTTCCGCGGCAACAACTACGTGCGCGAGGCCATGCACGCCGTCTTCCTTTATCACGCCATCCGCGAGGGTATGGATATGGGTATTGTGAACCCGTCGACATCGGTCACGTACGAGGATATCGAGCCGTCGTTCCGCACGCTGCTGGAGGATGTGATCCTGGCGCGTCGCCCCGAAGCGGCCGAGGAGCTGATCACCTATGCACAGAACCACAGTGAGCAGGTGTCGGGCGAGCAGGACAATGTGCAACGCGACGCTTGGCGCGACGGATCGCTCGAGGAGCGATTAGAATATGCGCTACTGAAGGGCATCGGTGACTTCCTCGAGGCCGACTTGGCCGAGGCGCTCACGCGATACGACCGTGCCGTATCCATCATTGACGGGCCGCTGATGAACGGCATGAACCGTGTCGGCGAACTCTTTGGGGCGGGTAAGATGTTCCTGCCGCAGGTGGTCAAGACGGCGCGCACGATGAAGAAGGCGGTGGCCATTCTGCAACCGGCCATTGAGGCCGAAAAGACGTCCACGGAGGGTGCCGCCAAGGCGGGCAAGGTGGTCTTCGCCACAGTGAAGGGTGACGTGCACGACATTGGCAAAAACATCGTCTCCATCGTGTTGGCATGTAATAATTACGAGGTGATCGACCTCGGCGTCATGGTCCCGGCGGAGAAGATCATCCAAACCGTGCGCGAGGAGAAGCCCGACCTGCTCTGCCTCTCGGGCCTCATCACGCCGTCGCTTGAGGAGATGGTGCATGTGACGGAAGAGATGCAGAAGGCGGGCCTCAGCACGCCCATCATGGTCGGCGGTGCTACGACCTCGAAGCTGCACACGGCGCTCAAGATCGCCCCGCATTACAATCATCCCGTGATCCACGTCGTCGACGCGTCGCAGAATCCGCTCATCGCGGCCAAGCTACTCAACCCGGATACGCACGATGCGTACGTGGAGCAACTCTCGGACGAGTACGAACGCCTGCGTCGCGCTAAGTCGGGCCGTGCGCCGAAGCCGGTGTTACCCTTCGCCGAAGCGCGCGCACAGGGATTGAAGATCGACTGGGCCGCGTTCACGCCCGACGTGCCCCATGCACTCGGTCTGCAACACATCGAGCTGCCCGTCTCTGACGTGGCCACGTACATCAACTGGGTCTTCTTCTTCACCACCTGGCGTCTGCTGGGCCGTTACGCCGACTTGGCCGGCCTGCACGACTGCCCGTCGTGTCGCACCGAGTGGCTCGAGCGATTTGCCGAGGGCGAGGACCGCGAGAAGGCCAGTGAGGCGATGAAACTCTTTGACGACGCGCAGGCTGTGCTCCGCGAGCTGATGGCGGAGAACGCGCATTGCCGCGCCGCCGTCGGGCTTTACCCGGCCGTCTCGGAGGGCGACACGATCCGTATCACCGGCCCGAACGGCGAGGATGTGCTCGTGCCCGTCATTCGCCAGCAGTCAGACGGCGAGCGGGGCGTGTGCCTCTCGTTGGCCGACTTCATCATACCCGCCACGGAGGGCCGCACAGACTATATCGGCGCCTTCGCCGTCACCGTCGGCAACTGCACCGAGTCGCTCCGTCAGCGTTACGAGGCCGAGGGCGACAGCTACCGCCTGATGCTGCTCCAGACGCTCTCTGACCGCCTGGCTGAGGCGTCGGCCGAGTGTCTGCACGTGAAGGTGCGCCGCACGTATTGGGGCTACGCACCGGACGAGGATCTGCCGCTCGACGAACTGTTCAAGGAGCACTTCCGCGGCATCCGACCGGCTGTCGGCTACCCCTCGCTGCCCGACCAAGACTTGATCTTCACGCTTGATCGCCTCGTCGACTTTGCTGGTCTCGGCATCACCCCGACGGAGAACGGTGCGCTTTACCCCACCTCGTCGGCCGCGGGCTTCTACTTCGCCCACCCGGATTCGCGATACTTCAGCATCGCCCGCATTGGCGAGGATCAACTGGCGGATTACGCCGAACGTCGTGGCAAGTCGCCCGACGATCTCCGACGTTTCTTGCAGAAGGTGCTTGAAGGATAAGGCAACTAAAAACTAAAAGCCGGGGCGTCAGGGACGCCTGCCAAGAAAGCCGGAGGCGTCAGGGATGCCTGCCAAGAAAGCCGGGGCGTCAGGGACGCCTGCCAAGAAAGCCGGGGGCATCAGGGATGCCAGCCAAGAAAGCCGGGTACATGTGGAGGAATTCTCTGCATGTATCCGGCTTTTTTATGTTCACGGAAGCCGCCGGCCGGCAGGGTAGGGGCGTATCGCATACGCCCTCCCACACGCCCCGGTATAAGGGGCGAATGCGTGTTCCTCGTGTTCAAACACCGTTTCATCGTCATTCAAACACGATTCAAACGTCATTCAAATTCGTCCCTGCGGGCCGTCGGTGAGGGCGTATGCGATACGCCCTACTCCGGTACGCGCATCATGTACCCGGCTTTCTTGGCTGGCGTCCCTGACGCCTCCGGCCTCTGCCGAGGCAGGAAAGCTGGCCGGGTATCTCAAAAGCCCGTACCAAGCAAACTTCGCCGGCGTCCGGCCTCTGCCGAGGCTGGGAAGTTGGCCGGGTACCTCAAAAGCCCGTACCAAGCAAACTTCGCCGGCGTCCGTAGACGCCCCGAGGGGTCGGAAATGATGAAACAGGTTGTTTGAAGGTTTTCGAGGGCTCGGAAATGATGAAACAGGTTGTTTGAAGCTTTCCGAGGGCTCGGAAATGATGAAACAGGTTGTTTGAAGCTTTCCGAGGGGTCGGAAGGGATACCAGCCAAGAAAGCCGGTTACATCAAACGCGTACCCTGATAGATTCGCCGGCGTCCGCAGACGCCCCGAGGGGTCGGAAGGGATACCAGCCAAGAAAGCCGGTTACATCAAAC
The sequence above is drawn from the Tannerella serpentiformis genome and encodes:
- the metH gene encoding methionine synthase, which codes for MTKKTIQQLLQERILILDGGMGTMIQGFRLSEADYRGERFADFPNQIKGNNDVLNITQPDILRNIHRQYLDAGADIFSTNTFNANAISMEDYGMQEFAREMNLAAGRLTRALADEYMAEHPDRTVFVAGSLGPTNKTASMSPDVSDPAYRAVTYTDLFRAYYEQVDALMDGGVDVILFETTFDTLNAKAGLEAAVQAMDDKGRELPIMLSLTLTGKGGRTFSGQTLGAFLASVQHIPLLSVGLNCSFGAADMKPYLKEMGDLAPLYISAYPNAGLPNQFGQYDETPEKMAVQIKDFIDEGLVNIVGGCCGTTPAHIAQFPELARGKRPHVPAAPPKSDTLWLSGLDLLEVKPENNFLNIGERCNVAGSRKFLRLVKEKKYEEALTIARKQVEDGAQVLDINMDDGLLEAEDEMRIFLNLIASEPDIARVPIMIDSSKWSVVEQGLMCVQGKSIVNSISLKEGEEEFLRHARRVRRLGAATVVMAFDETGQADVFERKIAVCERAYRLLTEKAGFPPQDIIFDPNILAIATGMAEHNGYGLDFIRAVGWIKKNLPGAKVSGGVSNLSFSFRGNNYVREAMHAVFLYHAIREGMDMGIVNPSTSVTYEDIEPSFRTLLEDVILARRPEAAEELITYAQNHSEQVSGEQDNVQRDAWRDGSLEERLEYALLKGIGDFLEADLAEALTRYDRAVSIIDGPLMNGMNRVGELFGAGKMFLPQVVKTARTMKKAVAILQPAIEAEKTSTEGAAKAGKVVFATVKGDVHDIGKNIVSIVLACNNYEVIDLGVMVPAEKIIQTVREEKPDLLCLSGLITPSLEEMVHVTEEMQKAGLSTPIMVGGATTSKLHTALKIAPHYNHPVIHVVDASQNPLIAAKLLNPDTHDAYVEQLSDEYERLRRAKSGRAPKPVLPFAEARAQGLKIDWAAFTPDVPHALGLQHIELPVSDVATYINWVFFFTTWRLLGRYADLAGLHDCPSCRTEWLERFAEGEDREKASEAMKLFDDAQAVLRELMAENAHCRAAVGLYPAVSEGDTIRITGPNGEDVLVPVIRQQSDGERGVCLSLADFIIPATEGRTDYIGAFAVTVGNCTESLRQRYEAEGDSYRLMLLQTLSDRLAEASAECLHVKVRRTYWGYAPDEDLPLDELFKEHFRGIRPAVGYPSLPDQDLIFTLDRLVDFAGLGITPTENGALYPTSSAAGFYFAHPDSRYFSIARIGEDQLADYAERRGKSPDDLRRFLQKVLEG